Proteins encoded within one genomic window of Argiope bruennichi chromosome 7, qqArgBrue1.1, whole genome shotgun sequence:
- the LOC129976498 gene encoding gastrula zinc finger protein XlCGF7.1-like, producing MSSESYSQQASLKTHLLTYTTEKKYVCDVCNKAFSQRIILRNHLLTHTQKTAYEEKPYVCDVCNKGFSAPRNLKTHLKTHTKEKPYVCDVCNKAFSVLINLKRHSLAHTKEKAHVCNKCNKEFSLKGNLITHLLTHTKEKPYVCEICSKMFAQRGNLKKHLRTHTKEKPYVCEVCNKAFSVNLKRHLLTHTKEKVHVCNMCNKAFSLKENLKMHLMTHTKEKPYVCDVCNKAFSLKGHLKEHLLTHTKEKPYSCDVCNKPFSYRKTLRKHLLSHEKKSACLYYLQ from the coding sequence ATGTCCAGTGAATCGTATTCTCAGCAGGCAAGTTTAAAGACACATTTACTGACGTACACGACAGAGAAAAAGTATGTTTGTGACGTGTGTAATAAAGCGTTTTCTCAACGAATTATTTTAAGGAACCATTTACTGACTCATACGCAAAAAACTGCTTATGAAGAAAAACCATATGTTTGTGATGTATGCAATAAAGGATTTTCTGCGCCTAgaaatttaaagacacatttaaagacgcatacgaaagagaaaccgtatgtctGTGATGTGTGTAATAAAGCGTTTTCTGTgctgataaatttgaaaagacatTCACTGGCCCATACAAAAGAGAAAGCGCATGTTTGCAAtaagtgtaataaagagttttcTCTGAAGGGTAATTTGATAACACATTTACTGACCCATACCAAAGaaaaaccgtatgtttgtgagatttgcagtaAAATGTTTGCTCAACgaggaaatttaaagaaacatttacggactcatacaaaagagaaaccgtatgtttgtgaagTGTGTAATAAAGCGTTTTCTGTAAATTTGAAAAGACATTTGCTGACCCATACAAAAGAGAAAGTTCATGTTTGCAATATGTGTAATAAAGCGTTTTCTCTGAAGGagaatttgaaaatgcatttaatgacccatacgaaagagaaaccgtatgtttgtgacgTGTGCAACAAAGCTTTTTCTCTCAAAGGACATTTAAAGGAACATTTACtaacgcatacgaaagagaaaccgtatagTTGTGATGTGTGCAATAAACCATTTTCTTACcgaaaaactttaagaaaacaTTTACTGTCGCATGAGAAAAAATCCGCATGTCTGTACTATCTTCAGTGA